Within the [Enterobacter] lignolyticus SCF1 genome, the region CGCACCGCATGGCTGGAGTCGCTGCTGCACTGCGATGAAGGCGATATCAGCTGCCCGTTGCCGCCGGCCAATTAACGCACGCGGATACCTTCGATAATCATGCGCTGGACGTTGTCCACCGTCTGCTGAAAAAACGCCTCGTCCTGCAGCGTTTTTCCGGTGACGGCCTCAACCTGGGTGGCAAAATCCGCATAGTGCTGGGTCGCCGCCCAAATCATAAAAATCAGGTGATGCGGGTCGACAACCGCCAGCTTGCCCGCCTCCACCCAGCCTTCAATGATTGCCGACTTCTCCGCCACCAGCCCTTTCAAATCGCCGGTCAGCTCGGCCATCAGCAGCGGTGCGCCCTGCAGCATCTCCAGGCAAAACAGCCGCGAGGCTTCCGGATAGTCCCGCGAGACCTCAAGCTTGAGGCGAATGTATTCGCGAATCGCCACCAGCGGCGTGAAATCCTCACGAAAGGCGCGCAGCGGGGCGAGCCAGATATCGAGAATATTGCGCATCACCGCCACGTAGAGCGCGTCTTTTGAGGGGTAGTAATAGAGCAGATTGGTCTTCGACACCCCGGCGAGCTCCGCGACCTGTTCAAGCCGGGTGCCGTGGATGCCGTACTGCGAAAAGGTGGTCAGCGCGGCGGCAAGAATCGCCTGCTTTTTGGCGCTGACCGCCTGGGTGCGTTTTCCCGTTTTTTTTACTGCGTCCTGTGCCATAGCTCTCTCCTGGGTTATTCCTGCGGGGTACATGCATCCTCGGCGTCGGGGCCTTTCTTCTGCTTAAACTTCAGTTCGCTGACCAGCACGCCCAGCACGATAAACGCCGCGCCAAGCAGCGCCAGCCCGGGCAGGCGCTCGCCGGCTAGCCGCCCGAAAATACCGGCCCAGACCGGCTCGCCGGTATAGATAACCGTCGCGCGGGTAGGCGAGACGCTGCGCTGCGCCCAGTTCATCGTCACCTGGATAATAGCGCTGAAAATGCCGAGGCCAAGCGCCACCATCAGCAATGCCGGCGACAGCTCCGGAACCGACTCGCCCGCCGGTCCCATCGCGGCGAAGGCCACCAGCGATGCGGTGGCAAGCTGGATAATCGTGACCCGACGCACGTCGACTTTCCCCGCCCAGGCGCCGATCAAAATAATCTCTGCGGCAATCGCCACCGCGCTTGCCAGCGTAATCAGCTCCCCTTCGCCCAGTTCCAGCAGGTTGCCGTCCGGCCCGGCGAGCAGGATAAGCCCAAAAAACGCCAGCGCGATGCCGACGCAGGACATCAGCCCCGGCATACGTCCCAGACACAGCCACTGCAGCAGCGGCACCAGCGGAACGTACATCGCGGTGATAAACGCCGATTTGCTGCTGGAGATAAACTGCAGCCCCCAGGTTTGCAGGCTGTAGCCCAGCGCAATAGAGACGCCGATCGTTACCCCCGCCTTAACCTCAAGCCACGTCAGCCCGCGCAGCGTTTTCAGCGACAACAGCGCCACGGCCGCCGCCGCGGTGGCGAAGCGTAAACCGACGAAGAAAAAGGGCCCGCTCATGGTCACGGCGTACTGCACCGCCAGAAAGGTGCCGCCCCAGAACATGGTGATCAGGATGAGGATCGCTTCCTGAGGTTTGACGGAAAATTGATAGCGGGAGAGCAATGACATAGCAACACCTGGGTAACATTCAGCCCTCAAGTGTGCAGATTCCCCGCGTCTACTGCAACCGCGAGGCGGAAAAAAACCGCCGGGAAGACCCGGCGGCGGGGATTGATGGGATTTCAGGGCCACGTATTGCCCCGCTACAGCCGTCTAGCTGTGACGATTGCCGTGACTGTTTTTCCCCCCTTTTTTTCCAGCTTCTGATGCGCGTTGAGGATCGTTTTTGAAGTTCCCCCCGCTGTGCTGGCCACCTTTACGACCTGCTTCTGCTGCTCTTTCGCGGTCTTCAGCAAAATTACCTGAACCGCCACGATGGTTTGCCATTAATGACCTCCGATGGTTTAGGCTGAGTCTACGCGGCTGCGCGCCTGGCGGCGGTCGCTATCGATTCCGCGTGGAACTAAGCTTAGTGGAAGCAGCGCACCCGCCCCGCGAATCGTAATATTCTGCAACATGCGATGGTAAGAAAGTATGGGATTGCCGCTGCGAGATGCATAAGACGCTCTTATCGCTTATGAAATGCGCAGCGCAAAAGTGTGTCATTTTGCTACAACGCAAAAATTGTTGTTAATTTGTTATAAATCAATGAAATGCTATTCATGGTTGGCACTCCCGGCTACAGGGCATATCTTTAATAGCATGCAGCGTTTGGCTGCTTTGATAATAAACCGAGGAGTGACGCAAATGGCAAAAGTTCTGGTGCTTTATTATTCCATGTATGGACACATCGAAACCATGGCGCGTGCCGTTGTCGAAGGCGCGGAAAAGGTCAGCGGCGCCGATGTGGTGCTAAAACGCGTACCGGAAACCATGCAGGCTGAAGCCTTCGCTAAAGCCGGCGGTAAAACACAAAATGCCCCTGTGGCGACGCCGCAGGAGCTGGCGGACTACGATGCCATTATCTTTGGTACCCCTACCCGCTTCGGCAATATGTCGGGGCAAATGCGGACTTTCCTCGATCAGACAGGCGGTCTTTGGGCCTCCGGCGGGCTGTACGGCAAACTGGCGAGCGTCTTTAGCTCTACCGGTACCGGCGGCGGCCAGGAGCAGACCATTACCTCCACCTGGACGACGCTTGCGCATCACGGCATGGTGATTGTGCCTATCGGCTATGCGGCACAGGAGCTGTTTGACGTTTCTCAGGTGCGCGGCGGCACGCCTTATGGCGCCACAACCATTGCCGGCGGCGACGGTTCGCGCCAGCCAAGTCAGGAAGAACTTTCGATTGCCCGCTACCAGGGCGAGTATGTCGCTGGTCTGGCGGTCAGACTCAACGGCTAACCTTCAACAGGAGGAGTATGATGCCGAATCAAGAAGCTAAAGCCCATCGCGTCGGCGAGTGGGCAAGCCTGCGCAACACGTCTCCGGAAATCGCCGAAGCCATTTTTGAAGTGGCAAACTATGACGAAAAGCTGGCGGAAAAAATCTGGGAGGAAGGCAGCGACGAGGTGCTGACGCTGGCCTTTGGTAAAACAGATAAAGATGCGCTCTTCTGGGGCGAACAAACCATCGAACGCAAAAACGTCTGACCGACGCTCCCCCGCCCGCGGGGGAGCGTTTCGCTTATTGCGCCGCGCTATTCAACACCGCGTTAAATTTATCGACCGGACAGAAGCCGTTGGCGTCCGTCGGACAGCCTTTGAGCTCAAGCGTGACCCGCTGCGGCGGTGACGCCAGGGTTAGCGGCGCGGCATCGCGCAGCTGCCGGGTGCTTTGATACAGGTACTCGATTTTCATCAGATCCTGATTTTTCGCCGCATCATGCCAGCGCTGGAACACGACCTTGCCGCCAACGGGCGTACGCTCATACTGGTCATGCAGCTGGTACGGTTTGAAATCAAGCGCCGTCAACAGCGAGGCGATGTTCGAATCATGCCCCACCAGCAGGGTAATTTTCGGTGCGTTAGCCGCCTCGGCCACCAGCGCCTTATCAATGTAT harbors:
- the rutR gene encoding HTH-type transcriptional regulator RutR; the encoded protein is MAQDAVKKTGKRTQAVSAKKQAILAAALTTFSQYGIHGTRLEQVAELAGVSKTNLLYYYPSKDALYVAVMRNILDIWLAPLRAFREDFTPLVAIREYIRLKLEVSRDYPEASRLFCLEMLQGAPLLMAELTGDLKGLVAEKSAIIEGWVEAGKLAVVDPHHLIFMIWAATQHYADFATQVEAVTGKTLQDEAFFQQTVDNVQRMIIEGIRVR
- a CDS encoding YccJ family protein, which codes for MPNQEAKAHRVGEWASLRNTSPEIAEAIFEVANYDEKLAEKIWEEGSDEVLTLAFGKTDKDALFWGEQTIERKNV
- the wrbA gene encoding NAD(P)H:quinone oxidoreductase — translated: MAKVLVLYYSMYGHIETMARAVVEGAEKVSGADVVLKRVPETMQAEAFAKAGGKTQNAPVATPQELADYDAIIFGTPTRFGNMSGQMRTFLDQTGGLWASGGLYGKLASVFSSTGTGGGQEQTITSTWTTLAHHGMVIVPIGYAAQELFDVSQVRGGTPYGATTIAGGDGSRQPSQEELSIARYQGEYVAGLAVRLNG
- a CDS encoding general stress protein — translated: MANHRGGSGNFAEDRERAAEAGRKGGQHSGGNFKNDPQRASEAGKKGGKNSHGNRHS
- a CDS encoding DMT family transporter, with the translated sequence MSLLSRYQFSVKPQEAILILITMFWGGTFLAVQYAVTMSGPFFFVGLRFATAAAAVALLSLKTLRGLTWLEVKAGVTIGVSIALGYSLQTWGLQFISSSKSAFITAMYVPLVPLLQWLCLGRMPGLMSCVGIALAFFGLILLAGPDGNLLELGEGELITLASAVAIAAEIILIGAWAGKVDVRRVTIIQLATASLVAFAAMGPAGESVPELSPALLMVALGLGIFSAIIQVTMNWAQRSVSPTRATVIYTGEPVWAGIFGRLAGERLPGLALLGAAFIVLGVLVSELKFKQKKGPDAEDACTPQE